From a region of the Helianthus annuus cultivar XRQ/B chromosome 5, HanXRQr2.0-SUNRISE, whole genome shotgun sequence genome:
- the LOC110942209 gene encoding alcohol dehydrogenase 2-like, whose product MSSTNGQVIRCKAAVAWEAGKPLVIEEVEVAPPQKMEVRIKILFTSLCHTDVYFWEAKGQYPVFPRILGHEAGGVVESVGEGVTDLQPGDHVLPVFTGECKECAHCKSEESNMCDLLRINTDRGVMLHDQKSRFSINGKPIFHFVGTSTFSEYTVVHVGCLAKINPLAPLDKVCVLSCGISTGLGATLNVAKPKKGSSVAVFGLGAVGLAAAEGARIAGASRIIGVDLNANRFELAKKFGVTEFVNPKDYKKPVQEVIAELTNGGVDRSVECTGHIDAMISAFECVHDGWGVAVLVGVPHKDAVFKTSPLNVLNERTLKGTFFGNYKPRSDIPSVVEKYMNKELELEKFITHEVPFSEINKAFDLMLKGEGLRCIIRMDA is encoded by the exons ATGTCGAGCACTAATGGTCAAGTGATACGATGCAAAG CCGCGGTGGCATGGGAAGCCGGAAAACCGCTGGTGATCGAAGAAGTGGAAGTGGCGCCACCGCAGAAAATGGAAGTCCGAATTAAGATCCTCTTCACTTCCCTTTGCCACACTGATGTTTACTTCTGGGAAGCCAAA GGGCAATATCCTGTATTTCCAAGAATTTTAGGACATGAAGCTGGAGG GGTTGTGGAGAGTGTTGGGGAAGGAGTGACTGATCTACAGCCAGGGGATCATGTTCTTCCCGTTTTCACCGGTGAGTGCAAAGAGTGTGCTCACTGTAAGTCCGAAGAGAGCAACATGTGTGACCTACTCAGGATCAACACCGACAGGGGAGTCATGCTTCACGATCAGAAATCTAGATTCTCGATCAACGGCAAACCCATCTTCCATTTTGTGGGGACTTCTACTTTTAGCGAGTACACGGTTGTTCATGTTGGGTGTCTTGCAAAGATCAACCCTCTTGCCCCTCTTGATAAAGTTTGTGTCCTCAGCTGTGGGATCTCCACAG GGCTAGGAGCTACTCTGAATGTTGCAAAACCGAAAAAAGGTTCTTCAGTGGCTGTTTTCGGTCTGGGAGCTGTGGGACTTGCT GCTGCTGAAGGTGCAAGAATTGCTGGTGCTTCAAGGATCATTGGGGTTGATCTCAATGCCAATAGATTTGAGCTTG CAAAGAAATTTGGGGTTACAGAGTTTGTGAACCCAAAAGATTACAAGAAGCCGGTGCAAGAAGTGATTGCAGAGTTGACAAATGGAGGAGTTGACAGGAGTGTTGAATGCACCGGTCATATTGATGCTATGATCTCTGCTTTTGAATGTGTTCATGAT GGTTGGGGTGTTGCTGTTCTAGTGGGTGTACCACATAAAGACGCTGTGTTCAAGACAAGTCCCCTGAATGTGTTGAACGAAAGGACTCTGAAGGGTACCTTCTTTGGAAACTATAAACCGCGATCCGATATTCCTTCTGTGGTCGAAAAGTATATGAACAAG GAACTAGAGTTGGAGAAATTCATAACACATGAAGTGCCGTTTTCTGAGATCAATAAAGCCTTTGATCTGATGCTTAAAGGTGAAGGTCTTCGTTGCATCATTCGCATGGATGCATAA
- the LOC110942210 gene encoding alcohol dehydrogenase 2-like: MSSTNGQVIRCKAAVAWEAGKPMVIEEVEVAPPQKMEVRIKILFTSLCHTDVYFWEAKGQNPVFPRILGHEAGGVVESVGEGVTDLQPGDHVLPVFTGECKECAHCKSEESNMCDLLRINTDRGVMLHDQKSRFSINGKPVFHFVGTSTFSEYTVVHVGCLAKINPLAPLDKVCVLSCGISTGLGATLNVAKPKKGSSVAVFGLGAVGLAAAEGARIAGASRIIGVDLNANRFELAKKFGVTEFVNPKDYKKPVQEVIAELTNGGVDRSVECTGHIDAMISAFECVHDGWGVAVLVGVPHKEAVFKTSPLNVLNERTLKGTFFGNYKPRSDIPSVVEKYMNKELELEKFITHEVSFSEINKAFDLMLKGEGLRCIIRMDA, translated from the exons ATGTCGAGCACTAATGGTCAAGTGATACGATGCAAAG CCGCGGTGGCATGGGAAGCCGGAAAGCCAATGGTGATCGAAGAAGTGGAAGTGGCGCCACCGCAGAAAATGGAAGTCCGAATTAAGATCCTCTTCACTTCCCTTTGCCACACTGATGTTTACTTCTGGGAAGCCAAA GGGCAAAATCCTGTATTTCCAAGAATTTTAGGACATGAAGCGGGAGG GGTTGTGGAGAGTGTTGGGGAAGGAGTGACTGATCTACAGCCAGGGGATCATGTTCTTCCCGTTTTCACCGGAGAGTGCAAAGAGTGTGCTCACTGTAAGTCCGAAGAGAGCAACATGTGTGACCTTCTCAGGATCAACACCGACAGGGGAGTCATGCTTCACGATCAGAAATCTAGATTCTCGATCAACGGCAAACCCGTCTTCCATTTTGTTGGGACTTCTACTTTCAGCGAATACACGGTTGTTCATGTTGGATGTCTTGCAAAGATCAACCCTCTTGCCCCTCTTGATAAAGTTTGTGTCCTCAGCTGTGGGATCTCCACAG GGCTAGGAGCTACTTTGAATGTTGCAAAACCGAAAAAAGGCTCTTCAGTGGCTGTTTTCGGTCTGGGAGCTGTGGGACTTGCT GCTGCTGAAGGTGCAAGGATTGCTGGTGCTTCAAGGATCATTGGGGTTGATCTCAATGCCAATAGATTTGAGCTTG CAAAGAAATTTGGGGTTACAGAGTTTGTGAACCCAAAAGATTACAAGAAACCGGTGCAAGAAGTGATTGCAGAGTTGACTAATGGAGGAGTTGATAGGAGTGTTGAATGCACCGGTCATATTGATGCTATGATCTCTGCTTTTGAATGTGTTCATGAT GGTTGGGGTGTTGCTGTTCTAGTGGGTGTTCCACATAAAGAGGCTGTGTTCAAGACAAGTCCCCTAAATGTGTTGAACGAAAGGACTCTGAAGGGTACCTTCTTTGGAAACTATAAACCGCGATCTGATATACCTTCTGTTGTCGAAAAGTATATGAACAAG GAACTAGAGTTGGAGAAATTCATAACACATGAAGTGTCCTTTTCTGAGATCAATAAGGCCTTTGATCTGATGCTTAAAGGTGAAGGTCTTCGTTGCATCATTCGCATGGACGCATAA
- the LOC110942215 gene encoding alcohol dehydrogenase 1: MSSTNGQVIRCKAAVAWEAGKPLVIEEVEVAPPQKMEVRVKILFTSLCHTDVYFWEAKGQNPVFPRILGHEAGGVVESVGEGVTDLQPGDHVLPVFTGECKECAHCKSEESNMCDLLRINTDRGVMLHDQKSRFSINGKPIFHFVGTSTFSEYTVVHVGCLAKINPLAPLDKVCVLSCGISTGLGATLNVAQPKKGSSVAVFGLGAVGLAAAEGARIAGASRIIGVDLNANRFELAKKFGVTEFVNPKDYKKPVQEVIAELTNGGVDRSVECTGHIDAMISAFECVHDGWGVAVLVGVPHKDAVFKTSPMNLLNERTLKGTFFGNYKPRSDIPSVVEKYMNKELELEKFITHEVPFSEINKAFELMLKGEGLRCIIHMDA; encoded by the exons ATGTCGAGCACTAATGGTCAGGTGATTCGATGCAAAG CCGCGGTGGCTTGGGAAGCCGGAAAACCGCTGGTGATCGAAGAAGTGGAAGTGGCGCCACCGCAGAAAATGGAAGTCCGGGTTAAGATCCTCTTCACTTCCCTCTGCCACACTGATGTTTACTTCTGGGAAGCCAAA GGGCAAAATCCTGTATTTCCAAGAATTTTAGGACATGAAGCTGGAGG GGTTGTGGAGAGTGTTGGGGAAGGAGTGACTGATCTTCAGCCCGGGGATCATGTTCTTCCTGTGTTCACAGGAGAATGCAAAGAGTGTGCTCACTGTAAGTCCGAAGAGAGTAACATGTGTGACCTTCTCAGGATCAACACCGACAGGGGAGTCATGCTTCACGATCAGAAATCTCGATTCTCAATCAACGGCAAACCCATCTTCCATTTTGTGGGGACTTCTACTTTTAGCGAGTACACGGTTGTTCATGTTGGGTGTCTTGCAAAGATCAACCCTCTTGCCCCTCTTGATAAAGTTTGTGTCCTTAGCTGTGGGATCTCCACGG GGTTAGGTGCTACTTTGAATGTCGCACAACCAAAAAAAGGTTCTTCAGTGGCGGTTTTTGGTCTGGGAGCAGTGGGACTTGCT GCTGCTGAAGGTGCAAGAATTGCTGGTGCTTCAAGGATCATTGGGGTTGATCTTAATGCAAATAGATTTGAGCTTG caaagaaaTTTGGGGTTACAGAGTTTGTGAACCCAAAAGATTACAAGAAACCAGTGCAAGAAGTGATTGCGGAGTTAACTAATGGAGGAGTTGACAGGAGTGTTGAATGCACCGGTCATATTGACGCTATGATCTCTGCTTTTGAATGTGTTCATGAT GGTTGGGGTGTTGCTGTTCTAGTGGGTGTTCCGCATAAAGACGCTGTGTTCAAGACCAGTCCCATGAATCTGTTGAACGAAAGGACTCTGAAGGGTACCTTCTTTGGAAACTATAAACCGCGATCTGATATTCCTTCGGTTGTCGAAAAGTATATGAACAAG GAACTTGAGCTGGAGAAGTTCATAACACATGAAGTTCCATTTTCAGAGATCAATAAAGCCTTTGAACTGATGCTTAAAGGTGAAGGTCTTCGTTGTATCATTCATATGGATGCTTAA
- the LOC110942212 gene encoding alcohol dehydrogenase 2 isoform X2 encodes MSSTTTGQVIRCKAAVAWEAGKPLVIEEVEVAPPQKMEVRIKILFTSLCHTDVYFWEAKGQNPVFPRILGHEAGGIVESVGEGVTDLQPGDHVLPVFTGECKECAHCKSEESNMCDLLRINTDRGVMLHDQKSRFSINGKPIFHFVGTSTFSEYTVVHVGCLAKINPLAPLDKVCILSCGISTGLGATLNVAKPKKASSVAVFGLGAVGLAAAEGARIAGASRIIGVDLNANRFELAKKFGVTEFVNPKDYKKPVQEVIAEMTNGGVDRSVECTGHIDAMISAFECVHDGWGVAVLVGVPHKDAVFKTGPINLLNERTLKGTFFGNYKPRSDIPSVVEKYMNKELELEKFITHEVPFSEINKAFDLMLKGEGLRCIIRMDA; translated from the exons ATGTCGTCGACCACTACAGGCCAAGTTATTCGATGCAAAG CTGCGGTGGCGTGGGAAGCCGGAAAACCGCTGGTGATTGAGGAAGTGGAGGTGGCGCCACCGCAGAAAATGGAAGTTCGAATTAAGATCCTCTTCACTTCCCTCTGTCACACAGATGTTTACTTCTGGGAAGCCAaa GGGCAAAATCCTGTATTTCCTAGAATTTTAGGACATGAAGCCGGAGG GATTGTGGAGAGTGTTGGGGAAGGAGTGACTGATCTACAGCCAGGGGATCATGTGCTTCCTGTTTTCACCGGAGAGTGCAAAGAGTGTGCTCACTGTAAGTCCGAAGAGAGCAACATGTGTGACCTTCTCAGGATCAACACCGACAGGGGAGTCATGCTTCACGATCAGAAATCTCGATTCTCGATCAACGGCAAACCCATCTTCCATTTTGTGGGGACTTCTACTTTTAGCGAGTACACGGTTGTTCATGTTGGATGTCTTGCGAAGATCAACCCTCTTGCCCCTCTTGATAAAGTTTGTATTCTCAGCTGTGGAATCTCCACAG GGCTAGGAGCTACTCTAAATGTCGCAAAACCAAAAAAAGCCTCTTCGGTGGCGGTCTTTGGTTTGGGAGCTGTGGGACTTGCT GCTGCTGAAGGTGCAAGAATTGCTGGTGCTTCAAGGATCATTGGAGTTGATCTCAATGCCAACAGATTTGAGCTTG CAAAGAAATTTGGAGTTACAGAGTTTGTGAACCCAAAAGATTACAAGAAACCGGTGCAAGAAGTGATTGCAGAGATGACTAATGGAGGAGTTGACAGGAGTGTTGAATGCACCGGTCATATTGATGCTATGATCTCCGCTTTTGAGTGTGTTCATGAT GGTTGGGGAGTTGCTGTTCTAGTGGGTGTTCCACATAAAGATGCTGTGTTCAAGACAGGTCCAATCAATCTGTTGAACGAAAGGACTCTAAAGGGTACCTTCTTTGGAAACTATAAACCGCGATCTGATATTCCTTCTGTTGTCGAAAAGTATATGAACAAG GAACTTGAGCTGGAGAAGTTCATAACACATGAAGTTCCATTTTCAGAGATCAATAAAGCCTTTGATTTGATGCTTAAAGGTGAAGGTCTCCGTTGCATCATTCGAATGGATGCTTAA
- the LOC110942212 gene encoding alcohol dehydrogenase 1 isoform X1 — translation MSSTTTGQVIRCKGKPPHVYQILQTQIKPSDSISFKRSLDPINTRLLLKTISSSSSSQAIIKTNSSRFKIFCSSDQVTTNKSMSTNAGQVIRCKAAVAWEAGKPLVIEEVEVAPPQKMEVRIKILFTSLCHTDVYFWEAKGQNPVFPRILGHEAGGIVESVGEGVTDLQPGDHVLPVFTGECKECAHCKSEESNMCDLLRINTDRGVMLHDQKSRFSINGKPIFHFVGTSTFSEYTVVHVGCLAKINPLAPLDKVCILSCGISTGLGATLNVAKPKKASSVAVFGLGAVGLAAAEGARIAGASRIIGVDLNANRFELAKKFGVTEFVNPKDYKKPVQEVIAEMTNGGVDRSVECTGHIDAMISAFECVHDGWGVAVLVGVPHKDAVFKTGPINLLNERTLKGTFFGNYKPRSDIPSVVEKYMNKELELEKFITHEVPFSEINKAFDLMLKGEGLRCIIRMDA, via the exons ATGTCGTCGACCACTACAGGCCAAGTTATTCGATGCAAAGGTAAGCCTCCTCATGTTTACCAGATTCTACAAACTCAAATCAAACCCTCTGACTCGATAAGTTTTAAGCGCTCACTCGATCCTATAAATACCCGTCTTCTACTCAAGACtatatcttcttcttcttcatctcaaGCAATAATCAAAACCAATTCATCTCGTTTCAAGATTTTCTGTTCTAGCGATCAGGTAACAACAAACAAAAGTATGTCCACCAATGCAGGCCAGGTGATTCGATGCAAAG CTGCGGTGGCGTGGGAAGCCGGAAAACCGCTGGTGATTGAGGAAGTGGAGGTGGCGCCACCGCAGAAAATGGAAGTTCGAATTAAGATCCTCTTCACTTCCCTCTGTCACACAGATGTTTACTTCTGGGAAGCCAaa GGGCAAAATCCTGTATTTCCTAGAATTTTAGGACATGAAGCCGGAGG GATTGTGGAGAGTGTTGGGGAAGGAGTGACTGATCTACAGCCAGGGGATCATGTGCTTCCTGTTTTCACCGGAGAGTGCAAAGAGTGTGCTCACTGTAAGTCCGAAGAGAGCAACATGTGTGACCTTCTCAGGATCAACACCGACAGGGGAGTCATGCTTCACGATCAGAAATCTCGATTCTCGATCAACGGCAAACCCATCTTCCATTTTGTGGGGACTTCTACTTTTAGCGAGTACACGGTTGTTCATGTTGGATGTCTTGCGAAGATCAACCCTCTTGCCCCTCTTGATAAAGTTTGTATTCTCAGCTGTGGAATCTCCACAG GGCTAGGAGCTACTCTAAATGTCGCAAAACCAAAAAAAGCCTCTTCGGTGGCGGTCTTTGGTTTGGGAGCTGTGGGACTTGCT GCTGCTGAAGGTGCAAGAATTGCTGGTGCTTCAAGGATCATTGGAGTTGATCTCAATGCCAACAGATTTGAGCTTG CAAAGAAATTTGGAGTTACAGAGTTTGTGAACCCAAAAGATTACAAGAAACCGGTGCAAGAAGTGATTGCAGAGATGACTAATGGAGGAGTTGACAGGAGTGTTGAATGCACCGGTCATATTGATGCTATGATCTCCGCTTTTGAGTGTGTTCATGAT GGTTGGGGAGTTGCTGTTCTAGTGGGTGTTCCACATAAAGATGCTGTGTTCAAGACAGGTCCAATCAATCTGTTGAACGAAAGGACTCTAAAGGGTACCTTCTTTGGAAACTATAAACCGCGATCTGATATTCCTTCTGTTGTCGAAAAGTATATGAACAAG GAACTTGAGCTGGAGAAGTTCATAACACATGAAGTTCCATTTTCAGAGATCAATAAAGCCTTTGATTTGATGCTTAAAGGTGAAGGTCTCCGTTGCATCATTCGAATGGATGCTTAA